A genomic region of Streptomyces sp. R33 contains the following coding sequences:
- a CDS encoding N-acetyltransferase: MSWLPDNFVHPVLVPLPGSGHHLRPIREADTPLDYPAVMGSRERLWTIFGPAWGWPAATMTYEADQADLLRHEKEIAAHQSFNYALFDAAETALLGCVYIDPPERAGADGEISWWVVDELVDSKVEQALDELVPQWIAADWPFEQPRFLGREISWSDWLTLPEHSDA; the protein is encoded by the coding sequence ATGAGCTGGCTCCCCGATAACTTCGTCCATCCCGTCCTGGTACCGCTGCCGGGCAGTGGTCATCACCTGCGGCCGATCCGGGAGGCGGACACCCCGCTCGACTATCCGGCTGTGATGGGTTCGCGCGAGCGGCTGTGGACCATCTTCGGCCCGGCCTGGGGCTGGCCTGCGGCCACCATGACCTACGAGGCCGACCAGGCCGACCTGTTGCGGCACGAGAAGGAGATCGCCGCACACCAGTCTTTCAACTACGCGCTGTTCGACGCGGCGGAGACAGCTCTGCTCGGCTGCGTGTACATCGACCCACCGGAGAGGGCCGGCGCGGACGGCGAGATCTCCTGGTGGGTGGTGGACGAGCTGGTGGACAGCAAGGTCGAGCAGGCCCTCGATGAGCTGGTGCCGCAGTGGATCGCCGCCGACTGGCCGTTCGAGCAGCCGCGCTTCCTCGGCCGAGAGATCTCCTGGTCGGACTGGCTCACCCTGCCGGAGCACTCCGACGCGTAA
- a CDS encoding C40 family peptidase codes for MYSVKTVLTATAAMLLALAAPAAASPAAPTTPAHPLVSAAPRPCHGAATCYVDVAVAQVWVSPGQVRPVDAPATTNPADIRGWLTTMSLEERREVAGETQALHGVLVTVDRTEWHGGLLWDHVWVHGQPTPRDQAGRGAYPGWIPDRQLTSEHRRPPGGTHEERVARPTARGFATARAALAQRQSGQAGEYSYNTSFPVKAGPLPGVVTAYSPSSGRLFFRADDLARVPAAPSGADVVAAARAFLGLPYLWSGTSGFGYDCSGLTGQVYSALGVTIPRDAQPQFEAGGGQVPAGSAAGVRITGTEDLRPGDIVAFRPATGTEVTHVGIYSGTRNGEPMMINSPRTGDPVKEEPIGSTGRVYVGATRFLAR; via the coding sequence ATGTACTCCGTGAAGACCGTCCTGACGGCCACCGCCGCAATGCTCCTCGCCCTCGCCGCTCCGGCCGCCGCAAGCCCCGCGGCTCCCACCACCCCGGCCCACCCCCTCGTGTCCGCCGCACCACGTCCCTGCCACGGCGCCGCGACCTGCTACGTCGACGTGGCGGTCGCTCAGGTCTGGGTGAGCCCCGGACAGGTCCGGCCCGTGGACGCTCCGGCGACCACCAACCCCGCAGATATCCGCGGCTGGTTGACAACCATGTCCCTGGAGGAGCGGCGTGAGGTCGCCGGGGAGACGCAGGCTCTCCACGGCGTCCTGGTGACCGTCGACCGCACCGAGTGGCACGGCGGTCTGCTCTGGGACCACGTATGGGTGCACGGCCAGCCCACCCCCAGGGACCAGGCAGGACGGGGCGCCTACCCCGGCTGGATTCCCGACCGGCAACTGACCTCGGAGCACCGGCGCCCGCCCGGCGGTACGCACGAGGAACGCGTTGCCCGCCCCACAGCTCGGGGCTTCGCCACCGCCCGGGCCGCGCTTGCCCAGCGCCAATCCGGGCAGGCGGGCGAGTACTCGTACAACACCTCCTTCCCGGTGAAGGCCGGTCCGCTGCCTGGAGTCGTCACCGCCTACTCCCCCAGCAGTGGCCGGCTGTTCTTCCGGGCTGACGACCTGGCGAGGGTGCCGGCCGCACCGAGCGGCGCGGACGTGGTCGCCGCCGCACGCGCCTTCCTGGGTCTGCCCTACCTGTGGTCGGGCACCTCCGGATTCGGCTACGACTGCTCCGGCCTCACCGGCCAGGTCTACTCCGCCCTCGGCGTGACGATCCCCCGGGACGCCCAGCCGCAGTTCGAGGCGGGCGGCGGACAGGTACCCGCCGGCTCGGCCGCGGGGGTGCGGATCACCGGTACGGAGGACCTCAGGCCCGGCGACATCGTCGCCTTCCGTCCCGCCACCGGCACCGAGGTCACCCACGTGGGCATCTACTCGGGGACGAGGAACGGCGAACCCATGATGATCAACTCGCCTCGGACCGGTGACCCGGTCAAGGAGGAGCCCATCGGTTCCACCGGCCGCGTCTACGTGGGCGCCACCCGCTTCCTGGCCCGCTGA
- a CDS encoding papain-like cysteine protease family protein, producing MGKIRYGTTASAIVLAALGSFAAVGGTAHAEAGQDTISMLKQEKTQWCWVASGLTIAKFQGLGSTQTDFCNRAQPYYGCNNQPATLDDMARGWSSLGMAHTGSGLNSAATFNQVYTDVKAARPIGARIGWTSGGGHMNVVYGFDTSNNTIAVADPWPDTTTYTWWNYNDYVSNSSSKWTHSRIGISR from the coding sequence ATGGGCAAAATCAGGTATGGAACCACGGCGTCGGCCATCGTGCTGGCCGCCTTGGGATCGTTCGCGGCCGTGGGCGGCACGGCTCACGCGGAAGCGGGTCAGGACACCATCAGCATGCTCAAGCAGGAGAAGACCCAGTGGTGCTGGGTCGCCTCCGGGCTGACCATCGCCAAGTTCCAGGGCTTAGGCTCCACACAAACGGACTTCTGCAACCGGGCCCAGCCCTACTACGGCTGCAACAACCAGCCCGCCACGCTCGATGACATGGCCAGGGGCTGGAGCAGCCTCGGCATGGCCCACACCGGCTCGGGCCTGAACAGCGCGGCCACGTTCAACCAGGTGTACACCGACGTCAAGGCGGCCCGGCCGATCGGTGCCCGCATCGGGTGGACATCGGGCGGCGGGCACATGAACGTGGTCTACGGCTTCGACACGTCGAACAACACGATCGCCGTGGCCGACCCGTGGCCCGACACCACCACGTACACGTGGTGGAACTACAACGACTACGTGAGCAACAGCTCGTCCAAGTGGACGCACTCCCGCATCGGCATCTCCCGCTAA
- a CDS encoding DUF3592 domain-containing protein: MLSFAFALPGAVLGAASYRKVRETRRLLRDGVRAQGVVIRLEAMRMEGGGSDGSITIRSTGTTAYAPVVAWTTADGRAMETTSGVARPLNRTPAAGTRVEVRYDPAHPSRWILPAGGNGLWWVFVGVGALFTVIGLGFGVGALYA; this comes from the coding sequence ATGCTTTCCTTCGCCTTTGCCCTGCCGGGTGCCGTGCTCGGTGCGGCGTCGTACCGCAAGGTCCGGGAGACCCGGCGTCTGCTGCGTGACGGCGTGCGGGCCCAGGGGGTTGTGATCCGCCTCGAGGCGATGCGGATGGAGGGCGGGGGCTCGGACGGCTCGATCACCATCCGGAGCACCGGGACCACGGCGTATGCGCCGGTCGTCGCCTGGACCACGGCGGACGGCCGTGCCATGGAGACCACGTCGGGCGTGGCACGCCCGCTCAACAGGACTCCCGCCGCCGGGACCCGGGTCGAGGTCCGCTACGACCCCGCGCATCCCTCCCGGTGGATACTTCCGGCCGGAGGCAACGGCCTGTGGTGGGTCTTCGTCGGAGTCGGCGCGCTCTTCACGGTGATCGGGCTCGGGTTCGGCGTCGGGGCGCTGTACGCGTAG